In a single window of the Rhineura floridana isolate rRhiFlo1 chromosome 3, rRhiFlo1.hap2, whole genome shotgun sequence genome:
- the LOC133381045 gene encoding zinc finger protein 501-like isoform X3, with protein MRAMVLSELSPLSRGWQRAAVEPAQRLVTFKDVAVYFTEGQGALLDPNQRALYKEVMMENYENVASLGFPVAKPNLISRLERGEVPWVPDSRGLGRSCSGVLRKKNSCRRCGKCFAQKSDLVIHRLVHMGEKPFKCLECAKYFVHHSELVKHQRVHTGERPFKCLECGKCFSRQSVLVNHHRIHTGEKPYKCLECVKCFTQRSQLVRHRRVHTGEKPYKCLECGKCFARHSVLINHQRVHTGEKPYKCLECAKCFARQSVLVNHQRVHTGEKPYKCQECGKRFAHQSNLVNHQRVHTGEKPYKCLKCGKCFAQQSDLVKHRRIHTGERPYKCLECGKCFAIHSDVVNHQRVHTGEKPHKCLECGKCFAQRSALVSHQRVHTGEKPYKCLECEKCFAQLSNLVKHQRVHTGEKPYKCLECGKCFARHSHLRVHHRVHLRVKSHERPKSRESFTDKGSFIQYLTASTGEIHSE; from the exons ATGAGGGCCATGGTTCTGTCTGAATTGTCCCCTCTTTCCAGAGGATGGCAAAGGGCTGCAGTTGAGCCAGCTCAG aggcTGGTGACTTTTAAAGATGTGGCTGTCTATTTCACAGAGGGACAGGGAGCTCTGCTGGACCCAAATCAGAGGGCCTTATACAAAGAGGTCATGATGGAGAATTATGAGAATGTGGCCTCTTTAG GATTTCCAGTTGCCAAGCCTAACCTGATCTCTCGTCTGGAACGAGGAGAAGTTCCATGGGTACCGGATTCCCGAGGCTTGGGTCGCAGCTGCTCAG GTGTGTTGAGGAAAAAGAACTCTTGCCGCAGGTGTGGAAAGTGCTTTGCTCAGAAATCGGATCTGGTCATACATCGGCTGGTCCAcatgggagaaaaacctttcaagtgcttggaATGTGCCAAATATTTTGTCCACCATTCGGAGCTTGTGAAACACCAGCGAGTCCACACGGGTGAGAGACCctttaaatgcctggagtgtgggaaatgtttcTCGCGTCAGTCTGTCCTTGTGAATCATCACAGAATCCACACGGGAgagaaaccctataaatgcttggagtgtgtgaAATGTTTTACCCAGAGATCGCAGCTTGTCAGACACCGAAGAGTCCACACGGGagaaaaaccttataaatgcttggaatgtgggaaatgttttgctcGTCACTCAGTCCTCATAAATCACCAAAgagtccacacaggagaaaaaccttacaaatgcttggaatgtgcaAAATGTTTTGCACGCCAGTCAGTCCTCGTAAACCACCAGAGAgtccacacaggtgagaaaccgTACAAATGTCAGGAGTGCGGGAAACGTTTTGCTCACCAGTCAAACCTTGTGAATCACCAGAGAGTCCATACGGGAGAGAAACCCTACAAATGTTTGAAGTGCGGGAAATGTTTTGCTCAACAATCGGATCTTGTGAAACACcggagaatccacacaggagagagaccttataaatgcctggagtgtgggaaatgttttgctaTACATTCAGACGTTGTGAATCACCAGcgagtccacacaggagagaaacctcataaatgtttggagtgtgggaaatgttttgctcAACGTTCAGCCCTTGTGAGCCACCAAagagtccacacaggagagaaaccctacAAGTGTTTGGAGTGTGAGAAATGTTTTGCTCAGTTGTCAAACCTTGTGAAACACCAGAGAGTCCACACgggagagaaaccttataaatgcttggagtgtggcaaATGTTTTGCTCGACACTCACACCTCCGAGTACACCACAGAGTTCACTTAAGGGTGAAATCCCATGAACGCCCCAAGTCTCGTGAAAGCTTTACAGACAAAGGGAGCTTTATTCAGTATCTAACAGCCAGCACAGGTGAAATACATTCTGAATAA
- the LOC133381045 gene encoding zinc finger protein 501-like isoform X1, translating into MRAMVLSELSPLSRGWQRAAVEPAQRLVTFKDVAVYFTEGQGALLDPNQRALYKEVMMENYENVASLGFPVAKPNLISRLERGEVPWVPDSRGLGRSCSGEGVGYINKQIIHWGISNLPPSPIHGVLRKKNSCRRCGKCFAQKSDLVIHRLVHMGEKPFKCLECAKYFVHHSELVKHQRVHTGERPFKCLECGKCFSRQSVLVNHHRIHTGEKPYKCLECVKCFTQRSQLVRHRRVHTGEKPYKCLECGKCFARHSVLINHQRVHTGEKPYKCLECAKCFARQSVLVNHQRVHTGEKPYKCQECGKRFAHQSNLVNHQRVHTGEKPYKCLKCGKCFAQQSDLVKHRRIHTGERPYKCLECGKCFAIHSDVVNHQRVHTGEKPHKCLECGKCFAQRSALVSHQRVHTGEKPYKCLECEKCFAQLSNLVKHQRVHTGEKPYKCLECGKCFARHSHLRVHHRVHLRVKSHERPKSRESFTDKGSFIQYLTASTGEIHSE; encoded by the exons ATGAGGGCCATGGTTCTGTCTGAATTGTCCCCTCTTTCCAGAGGATGGCAAAGGGCTGCAGTTGAGCCAGCTCAG aggcTGGTGACTTTTAAAGATGTGGCTGTCTATTTCACAGAGGGACAGGGAGCTCTGCTGGACCCAAATCAGAGGGCCTTATACAAAGAGGTCATGATGGAGAATTATGAGAATGTGGCCTCTTTAG GATTTCCAGTTGCCAAGCCTAACCTGATCTCTCGTCTGGAACGAGGAGAAGTTCCATGGGTACCGGATTCCCGAGGCTTGGGTCGCAGCTGCTCAGGTGAGGGAGTGGGATACATCAACAAGCAAATAATCCACTGGGGAATCTCTAATCTGCCCCCATCACCCATACATG GTGTGTTGAGGAAAAAGAACTCTTGCCGCAGGTGTGGAAAGTGCTTTGCTCAGAAATCGGATCTGGTCATACATCGGCTGGTCCAcatgggagaaaaacctttcaagtgcttggaATGTGCCAAATATTTTGTCCACCATTCGGAGCTTGTGAAACACCAGCGAGTCCACACGGGTGAGAGACCctttaaatgcctggagtgtgggaaatgtttcTCGCGTCAGTCTGTCCTTGTGAATCATCACAGAATCCACACGGGAgagaaaccctataaatgcttggagtgtgtgaAATGTTTTACCCAGAGATCGCAGCTTGTCAGACACCGAAGAGTCCACACGGGagaaaaaccttataaatgcttggaatgtgggaaatgttttgctcGTCACTCAGTCCTCATAAATCACCAAAgagtccacacaggagaaaaaccttacaaatgcttggaatgtgcaAAATGTTTTGCACGCCAGTCAGTCCTCGTAAACCACCAGAGAgtccacacaggtgagaaaccgTACAAATGTCAGGAGTGCGGGAAACGTTTTGCTCACCAGTCAAACCTTGTGAATCACCAGAGAGTCCATACGGGAGAGAAACCCTACAAATGTTTGAAGTGCGGGAAATGTTTTGCTCAACAATCGGATCTTGTGAAACACcggagaatccacacaggagagagaccttataaatgcctggagtgtgggaaatgttttgctaTACATTCAGACGTTGTGAATCACCAGcgagtccacacaggagagaaacctcataaatgtttggagtgtgggaaatgttttgctcAACGTTCAGCCCTTGTGAGCCACCAAagagtccacacaggagagaaaccctacAAGTGTTTGGAGTGTGAGAAATGTTTTGCTCAGTTGTCAAACCTTGTGAAACACCAGAGAGTCCACACgggagagaaaccttataaatgcttggagtgtggcaaATGTTTTGCTCGACACTCACACCTCCGAGTACACCACAGAGTTCACTTAAGGGTGAAATCCCATGAACGCCCCAAGTCTCGTGAAAGCTTTACAGACAAAGGGAGCTTTATTCAGTATCTAACAGCCAGCACAGGTGAAATACATTCTGAATAA
- the LOC133381045 gene encoding zinc finger protein 501-like isoform X2 has protein sequence MGDPMNRVFMRLVTFKDVAVYFTEGQGALLDPNQRALYKEVMMENYENVASLGFPVAKPNLISRLERGEVPWVPDSRGLGRSCSGEGVGYINKQIIHWGISNLPPSPIHGVLRKKNSCRRCGKCFAQKSDLVIHRLVHMGEKPFKCLECAKYFVHHSELVKHQRVHTGERPFKCLECGKCFSRQSVLVNHHRIHTGEKPYKCLECVKCFTQRSQLVRHRRVHTGEKPYKCLECGKCFARHSVLINHQRVHTGEKPYKCLECAKCFARQSVLVNHQRVHTGEKPYKCQECGKRFAHQSNLVNHQRVHTGEKPYKCLKCGKCFAQQSDLVKHRRIHTGERPYKCLECGKCFAIHSDVVNHQRVHTGEKPHKCLECGKCFAQRSALVSHQRVHTGEKPYKCLECEKCFAQLSNLVKHQRVHTGEKPYKCLECGKCFARHSHLRVHHRVHLRVKSHERPKSRESFTDKGSFIQYLTASTGEIHSE, from the exons aggcTGGTGACTTTTAAAGATGTGGCTGTCTATTTCACAGAGGGACAGGGAGCTCTGCTGGACCCAAATCAGAGGGCCTTATACAAAGAGGTCATGATGGAGAATTATGAGAATGTGGCCTCTTTAG GATTTCCAGTTGCCAAGCCTAACCTGATCTCTCGTCTGGAACGAGGAGAAGTTCCATGGGTACCGGATTCCCGAGGCTTGGGTCGCAGCTGCTCAGGTGAGGGAGTGGGATACATCAACAAGCAAATAATCCACTGGGGAATCTCTAATCTGCCCCCATCACCCATACATG GTGTGTTGAGGAAAAAGAACTCTTGCCGCAGGTGTGGAAAGTGCTTTGCTCAGAAATCGGATCTGGTCATACATCGGCTGGTCCAcatgggagaaaaacctttcaagtgcttggaATGTGCCAAATATTTTGTCCACCATTCGGAGCTTGTGAAACACCAGCGAGTCCACACGGGTGAGAGACCctttaaatgcctggagtgtgggaaatgtttcTCGCGTCAGTCTGTCCTTGTGAATCATCACAGAATCCACACGGGAgagaaaccctataaatgcttggagtgtgtgaAATGTTTTACCCAGAGATCGCAGCTTGTCAGACACCGAAGAGTCCACACGGGagaaaaaccttataaatgcttggaatgtgggaaatgttttgctcGTCACTCAGTCCTCATAAATCACCAAAgagtccacacaggagaaaaaccttacaaatgcttggaatgtgcaAAATGTTTTGCACGCCAGTCAGTCCTCGTAAACCACCAGAGAgtccacacaggtgagaaaccgTACAAATGTCAGGAGTGCGGGAAACGTTTTGCTCACCAGTCAAACCTTGTGAATCACCAGAGAGTCCATACGGGAGAGAAACCCTACAAATGTTTGAAGTGCGGGAAATGTTTTGCTCAACAATCGGATCTTGTGAAACACcggagaatccacacaggagagagaccttataaatgcctggagtgtgggaaatgttttgctaTACATTCAGACGTTGTGAATCACCAGcgagtccacacaggagagaaacctcataaatgtttggagtgtgggaaatgttttgctcAACGTTCAGCCCTTGTGAGCCACCAAagagtccacacaggagagaaaccctacAAGTGTTTGGAGTGTGAGAAATGTTTTGCTCAGTTGTCAAACCTTGTGAAACACCAGAGAGTCCACACgggagagaaaccttataaatgcttggagtgtggcaaATGTTTTGCTCGACACTCACACCTCCGAGTACACCACAGAGTTCACTTAAGGGTGAAATCCCATGAACGCCCCAAGTCTCGTGAAAGCTTTACAGACAAAGGGAGCTTTATTCAGTATCTAACAGCCAGCACAGGTGAAATACATTCTGAATAA